Proteins encoded in a region of the Sphingomonas sp. HMP9 genome:
- the ilvB gene encoding biosynthetic-type acetolactate synthase large subunit has translation MTEKSGADILIEALCDLGVEVVFGYPGGAVLPIYDALFRHNADGGRIKHILVRHEQAATHAAEGYARSTGKPGVVLVTSGPGATNAVTGITDALMDSIPMVVITGQVPTALIGTDAFQEADTVGITRHCSKHNYLVKDPAKLGGVIHEAFHIATSGRPGPVVVDIPKDVQVATARYTKPGPIQHKTYRPQVKADQSQIEQLVDMLAAAERPILYTGGGIINSGPAASQLLCELVRITGAPVTSTLMGLGAYPASGPQWLGMLGMHGTYEANMAMNQADLVVALGSRFDDRVTGRLDAFSPNSRKVHIDIDRSSVNKTVRVDLGIIADVGHALEDMIRIWKSRQHPKPDTTEWQGRIAEWRAKKCLDFPETDPNAIMPQRAIRALFDATHAQSPIITTEVGQHQMWAAQHFGFEKPNKWLTSGGLGTMGYGLPAAIGAQLGNPNALVIDIAGEASIQMNIQELATASQYRLPVKIFILNNQYMGMVRQWQELTYESRYAESYSDSLPDFVKLGEAYGWKGILIETRDQLDSGIADMLAHDGPVIVDCRVSQLTNCFPMIPSGAAHTDMILQANEVSGTMDDEAKALV, from the coding sequence ATGACCGAGAAGAGTGGAGCCGATATCCTGATCGAGGCGCTGTGCGATCTCGGCGTGGAGGTCGTGTTCGGCTATCCGGGTGGCGCCGTGCTGCCGATCTACGACGCGCTGTTTCGCCACAATGCGGACGGCGGCCGGATCAAGCACATACTGGTGCGCCACGAACAGGCGGCGACGCACGCGGCGGAGGGCTATGCCCGCTCGACCGGCAAGCCCGGCGTGGTGCTCGTGACATCGGGGCCCGGCGCGACCAACGCGGTCACCGGGATCACCGATGCGCTGATGGACTCGATCCCGATGGTCGTGATCACCGGCCAGGTGCCGACCGCGCTGATCGGTACCGACGCGTTCCAGGAAGCCGATACCGTTGGCATCACGCGCCATTGCTCGAAGCACAACTACCTCGTGAAGGATCCCGCCAAGCTCGGCGGTGTGATCCACGAGGCGTTCCACATCGCCACCTCGGGGCGTCCGGGGCCGGTGGTCGTCGACATTCCCAAGGACGTGCAGGTCGCCACCGCGCGCTACACCAAGCCGGGTCCGATCCAGCACAAGACCTATCGCCCGCAGGTGAAGGCCGACCAGTCGCAGATCGAGCAGCTCGTCGACATGCTCGCCGCGGCCGAACGTCCGATCCTGTATACCGGCGGCGGCATCATCAATTCGGGCCCGGCCGCGAGCCAGTTGCTGTGCGAACTCGTCCGCATCACCGGCGCGCCGGTGACGTCGACGCTGATGGGCCTCGGCGCCTATCCCGCGTCGGGTCCGCAATGGCTCGGCATGCTCGGGATGCACGGCACGTACGAGGCCAACATGGCGATGAACCAGGCCGACCTCGTCGTCGCGCTCGGCTCGCGCTTCGACGACCGCGTGACGGGGCGGCTGGATGCGTTCAGCCCGAACTCGCGGAAGGTCCATATCGACATCGATCGCTCGTCGGTGAACAAGACCGTGCGCGTCGACCTCGGGATCATCGCGGACGTCGGCCATGCGCTCGAGGACATGATCCGGATCTGGAAGAGCCGCCAGCATCCCAAGCCCGACACGACCGAGTGGCAGGGCCGGATCGCCGAGTGGCGCGCGAAGAAGTGTCTCGACTTCCCCGAGACCGACCCGAACGCGATCATGCCGCAGCGCGCGATCCGGGCGCTGTTCGACGCGACGCACGCCCAGTCGCCGATCATCACGACCGAGGTCGGCCAGCACCAGATGTGGGCCGCGCAGCATTTCGGCTTCGAGAAGCCGAACAAGTGGCTGACCAGCGGCGGTCTGGGCACGATGGGGTACGGCCTGCCCGCCGCGATCGGCGCGCAGCTCGGCAACCCGAACGCGCTGGTGATCGACATCGCCGGCGAGGCGTCGATCCAGATGAACATCCAGGAGCTGGCAACCGCGTCGCAATACCGGTTGCCGGTGAAGATCTTCATCCTCAACAACCAGTATATGGGCATGGTCCGCCAGTGGCAGGAGCTCACCTATGAGAGCCGCTATGCCGAGAGCTATTCGGATTCGCTGCCCGATTTCGTGAAGCTGGGCGAGGCTTACGGCTGGAAGGGCATCCTGATCGAGACGCGCGACCAGCTCGACAGCGGGATCGCGGATATGCTCGCCCATGACGGGCCGGTGATCGTCGACTGCCGCGTGTCGCAGCTGACCAACTGCTTCCCGATGATCCCGAGCGGCGCGGCGCATACCGACATGATCCTGCAGGCGAACGAAGTGTCCGGCACGATGGACGACGAAGCGAAGGCGCTGGTTTGA
- the ilvN gene encoding acetolactate synthase small subunit → MHISQEKAERHTLAVIVDNEPGILARIAGLFTARGYNIESLTVSEITADKAVSRITIVTSASPATMEQILAQLDRLVPVHKVTDLTAQGAHVERELALVKVRGTGDHRIEALRLADVYRARVVDATTSSFVFEVTGGIDKIDKFVELMGEVGLIEVARTGIVAIARGKEPA, encoded by the coding sequence ATGCATATTTCCCAGGAAAAGGCCGAGCGGCATACGCTCGCCGTGATCGTCGACAACGAGCCGGGCATCCTCGCCCGGATCGCCGGCCTGTTCACCGCGCGCGGCTATAATATCGAGAGCCTGACCGTGTCGGAGATCACCGCCGACAAGGCGGTCAGCCGCATCACGATCGTCACCAGTGCATCGCCCGCGACGATGGAGCAGATCCTAGCGCAGCTCGACCGGCTCGTCCCCGTCCACAAGGTCACCGACCTGACCGCACAGGGCGCGCACGTCGAACGCGAGCTGGCGCTGGTCAAGGTGCGCGGCACCGGCGACCACCGCATCGAGGCGCTGCGGCTCGCTGACGTCTACCGCGCGCGCGTGGTCGATGCGACGACGTCGAGCTTCGTGTTCGAGGTCACCGGCGGGATCGACAAGATCGACAAGTTCGTCGAACTCATGGGCGAAGTCGGTCTGATCGAAGTCGCCCGAACTGGCATCGTCGCGATCGCCCGCGGCAAAGAGCCGGCGTAA
- the ilvC gene encoding ketol-acid reductoisomerase, producing MRVYYDRDADLNLISTKKIAIVGYGSQGHAHAQNLRDSGVKDVAIALREGSATAKKAIEAGFAVKSNAEAAAWADIVMILAPDEHQAAIYATDLHDNLKQGATIAFAHGLNVHFGLIEPRADLDVIMIAPKGPGHTVRSEYVRGGGVPCLIAIDQDKSGNAHDIALAYASGVGGGRSGIIETNFREECETDLFGEQAVLCGGITHLIQAGFETLTEAGYAPEMAYFECLHETKLIVDLLYEGGIANMRYSISNTAEYGDITTGPRIITSETKAEMKRVLADIQSGRFVKNFILDNRAGQPELKAARKQALAHPIEKIGSELRGMMPWIGKNALVDKAKN from the coding sequence ATGCGTGTCTATTACGATCGCGACGCCGACCTGAACCTGATCTCGACCAAGAAGATCGCGATCGTCGGTTACGGCTCGCAGGGCCATGCGCATGCGCAGAACCTCCGCGATTCGGGCGTCAAGGACGTCGCGATCGCACTGCGCGAGGGCTCGGCCACCGCCAAGAAGGCGATCGAGGCGGGCTTTGCGGTCAAGTCGAACGCTGAAGCTGCCGCCTGGGCCGACATCGTCATGATCCTCGCGCCCGACGAGCATCAGGCGGCGATCTACGCGACCGACCTGCACGACAACCTCAAGCAGGGTGCGACGATCGCGTTCGCACACGGCCTGAACGTGCATTTCGGCCTGATCGAGCCACGCGCCGATCTCGACGTCATCATGATCGCGCCCAAGGGCCCCGGCCACACCGTGCGCAGCGAATATGTCCGCGGCGGCGGCGTGCCCTGCCTGATCGCGATCGACCAGGACAAATCAGGCAACGCGCACGACATCGCGCTGGCGTACGCTTCGGGCGTCGGCGGTGGTCGTTCGGGCATCATCGAGACCAACTTCCGCGAGGAATGCGAGACCGACCTGTTTGGCGAGCAGGCCGTGCTCTGCGGCGGCATCACCCACCTGATCCAGGCCGGGTTCGAGACGCTGACCGAAGCCGGCTACGCGCCCGAGATGGCCTATTTCGAGTGCCTGCACGAGACCAAGCTGATCGTCGACCTGCTGTATGAGGGCGGCATCGCCAACATGCGCTACTCGATCTCGAACACCGCCGAATATGGCGACATCACCACGGGTCCGCGGATCATCACGTCGGAGACGAAGGCCGAGATGAAGCGCGTGCTGGCGGATATCCAGTCGGGCCGCTTCGTCAAGAACTTCATCCTCGACAACCGCGCCGGCCAACCCGAGCTGAAGGCCGCGCGCAAACAGGCGCTGGCGCATCCGATCGAGAAGATCGGCAGCGAACTGCGCGGCATGATGCCGTGGATCGGGAAGAATGCGCTGGTCGATAAAGCCAAGAACTGA
- a CDS encoding YceI family protein, producing the protein MRLVLATILALTAAPVLAQTAAVPGAPVKARVADGTYAVDPNHTQVTWQVNHMGFSMLEGQLGASGGSIMIDPAKPNATKVEVSFAIDQLSVTSAPFAGHLKSKDFFDAATYPTAKFVSTKVVATGDKATITGNLTLKGVTKPVVLQATFVGAGDNPMNKKLNFGFRATTSIKRSDFNIGAYAPVVSDKVDLTINAAFAAQ; encoded by the coding sequence ATGCGCCTAGTCCTAGCCACGATTCTCGCCCTCACCGCAGCGCCCGTATTGGCGCAGACCGCCGCCGTCCCCGGCGCCCCCGTCAAGGCCCGCGTTGCCGACGGCACCTATGCCGTCGACCCCAACCACACGCAGGTGACGTGGCAGGTCAACCACATGGGCTTCTCGATGCTCGAAGGGCAGCTCGGCGCGTCTGGCGGCAGCATCATGATCGACCCGGCCAAGCCGAATGCGACCAAGGTCGAAGTCTCGTTCGCGATCGACCAGCTTTCGGTCACCTCGGCACCATTCGCGGGCCATCTGAAGTCGAAGGACTTCTTCGACGCCGCGACCTACCCGACCGCCAAGTTCGTCTCGACCAAGGTCGTTGCGACAGGCGACAAGGCGACGATCACGGGTAACCTCACGCTCAAGGGCGTCACCAAGCCGGTCGTGCTGCAGGCGACGTTCGTCGGGGCGGGCGACAACCCGATGAACAAGAAGCTGAACTTCGGCTTCCGTGCGACGACCTCGATCAAGCGCAGCGATTTCAACATCGGCGCTTATGCCCCCGTAGTGTCCGACAAAGTCGACCTGACGATCAACGCGGCCTTCGCTGCGCAATAA
- the leuA gene encoding 2-isopropylmalate synthase, producing the protein MLRDPSTKYRPFPQIDLPDRQWPSKTIVKPPRWLSTDLRDGNQALIDPMDAEKKTRFFDLLCKVGLKEIEVGFPSAGATEFDFISGLVKTGRIPDDVSIQVLTQSRRDLIETSFASLVGAKTAIVHLYNAVSPAWRKIVFGMDRAQVKQIAIDGAKVLRDEAAKQPNVRWQFEYSPETFSTAELDFSLEVCEAVMDVLMPTPDTPIIFNLPATVECATPNIYADQIEWFGRHIRNRDAVAISLHTHNDRGTGVAAAELGMMAGADRVEGCLLGNGERTGNCDLVTVALNMYTQGVDPKLDLSDIDGVVNTVNYCTNIPVHPRTPYAGDLVFTAFSGSHQDAIKKGFAAQEAKNDTLWEVPYLPIDPADLGRSYEAVIRVNSQSGKGGVAWVIEQDKGLKLPKRLQADFSRHVQAYADETSRELNAADIWSLFERTYMPQADDRVELRDYEESGTAGQRVFIGRVAIDGEERSISGRGNGLISGVIAAIAESTGPTLDVVDYNEHAIGHGADAQAAAYVECRTGAGKTVFGVGMDTDIATASVRAVLSAANRA; encoded by the coding sequence ATGCTGCGCGACCCATCGACCAAGTACCGACCCTTCCCGCAAATCGACCTGCCCGATCGCCAATGGCCGTCGAAGACGATCGTCAAGCCGCCGCGTTGGCTGTCGACCGATCTTCGCGACGGCAACCAGGCGCTGATCGATCCGATGGATGCCGAAAAGAAGACTCGTTTCTTCGACCTGCTCTGCAAGGTCGGGCTCAAGGAAATCGAAGTCGGCTTCCCAAGCGCCGGCGCGACCGAATTCGATTTCATCTCCGGCCTGGTAAAGACCGGCCGGATCCCCGACGACGTATCGATCCAGGTGCTGACACAGTCGCGCCGCGACCTGATTGAGACGAGCTTCGCCAGCCTCGTCGGCGCGAAGACCGCGATCGTCCACCTCTACAACGCGGTCAGCCCGGCGTGGCGCAAGATCGTGTTCGGGATGGACCGCGCGCAGGTGAAGCAGATCGCGATCGACGGCGCCAAGGTGCTGCGCGACGAAGCGGCCAAGCAGCCGAACGTCCGCTGGCAGTTCGAATACAGCCCCGAGACCTTCTCGACCGCCGAACTCGATTTTAGCCTCGAGGTCTGCGAGGCGGTGATGGACGTCCTGATGCCGACGCCCGACACCCCGATCATCTTCAACCTGCCCGCCACCGTCGAGTGCGCGACGCCGAACATCTATGCCGACCAGATCGAATGGTTCGGCCGCCACATCCGCAATCGTGACGCGGTCGCGATCAGCCTGCACACGCATAACGATCGCGGCACCGGCGTCGCCGCCGCCGAACTCGGCATGATGGCGGGCGCGGACCGGGTCGAGGGCTGTCTGCTCGGCAATGGCGAGCGCACCGGCAACTGCGATCTCGTGACCGTCGCGCTCAACATGTACACGCAGGGCGTCGACCCGAAGCTCGACCTGTCGGACATCGACGGCGTCGTGAACACGGTAAACTATTGCACCAACATCCCCGTCCATCCGCGCACGCCCTACGCCGGCGACCTCGTCTTCACCGCGTTCTCGGGCAGTCACCAGGACGCGATCAAGAAGGGCTTCGCGGCGCAGGAGGCGAAGAACGACACGCTGTGGGAGGTCCCCTATCTCCCGATCGACCCCGCCGATCTCGGCCGCAGCTACGAAGCGGTGATCCGCGTCAACTCGCAGTCGGGCAAGGGCGGCGTCGCCTGGGTGATCGAGCAGGACAAGGGGCTCAAGCTCCCCAAGCGCCTCCAGGCCGATTTCAGCCGTCACGTCCAGGCCTATGCCGACGAGACCAGCCGGGAACTGAACGCGGCGGATATCTGGAGCCTGTTCGAGCGGACCTACATGCCGCAGGCGGACGATCGCGTCGAATTGCGCGACTATGAGGAAAGCGGCACCGCCGGACAGCGTGTCTTCATAGGTCGCGTCGCGATCGACGGCGAAGAGCGCTCCATCTCGGGCCGCGGCAACGGTCTGATCTCTGGCGTGATCGCAGCGATCGCGGAGTCGACCGGCCCGACGCTCGACGTCGTGGACTATAACGAGCACGCGATCGGCCACGGCGCGGACGCGCAGGCCGCAGCCTATGTCGAATGCCGGACCGGAGCTGGCAAGACGGTCTTCGGCGTCGGCATGGACACCGACATCGCGACCGCCTCGGTCCGCGCCGTCCTCAGCGCCGCCAACCGCGCCTGA
- a CDS encoding type 1 glutamine amidotransferase domain-containing protein, with product MNILVVLTSHADLGDTGRKTGFWLEELAAPYYVFKDAGATITLASPAGGQPPLDPSSAKPDAQTDATRRFEGDTEASAALADTRKLSEMQIADFDAVFYPGGHGPLWDLANDKASIALIESTISAGKPVALVCHAPGVLRDVKAADGSPLVKGKTVTGFTNTEEAAVGLSDIVPFLVEDMLAQQGGRYSKTADWGVHVVEDGLLITGQNPASSEEAAKTLLAKLA from the coding sequence GTGAACATTCTCGTCGTCCTAACCTCGCATGCCGATCTCGGCGATACCGGCCGCAAGACCGGCTTCTGGCTCGAGGAGCTTGCCGCGCCCTATTACGTGTTCAAGGATGCCGGCGCGACCATCACGCTCGCCTCGCCCGCCGGTGGCCAGCCACCGCTCGATCCGAGCAGCGCGAAGCCCGACGCGCAGACCGATGCTACGCGCCGGTTCGAAGGGGATACGGAGGCCAGCGCGGCACTCGCCGACACGCGGAAACTTTCCGAGATGCAGATCGCCGACTTCGACGCGGTGTTCTATCCAGGCGGACACGGCCCGCTCTGGGACCTAGCCAACGACAAGGCATCGATCGCGCTGATCGAGTCGACCATCAGCGCGGGAAAGCCCGTCGCGCTGGTCTGTCATGCGCCCGGCGTGCTCCGCGACGTAAAGGCGGCCGATGGCTCGCCGCTGGTGAAGGGGAAGACGGTCACGGGCTTCACCAATACCGAAGAGGCGGCCGTCGGGCTCAGCGATATCGTGCCGTTCCTCGTCGAGGACATGCTCGCGCAGCAGGGTGGCCGTTATTCGAAGACGGCGGACTGGGGCGTGCACGTCGTCGAGGACGGCTTGCTGATCACCGGGCAAAACCCCGCTTCGTCGGAAGAAGCGGCAAAGACGCTGCTGGCTAAGCTCGCCTGA
- a CDS encoding dihydroneopterin aldolase, with protein sequence MAEFTTILDGLEVMMRLGIHPHEVAPQRVVVSVEMTVVYPGPLGEDAIGEVLDYDFVRAGILAMAAERPFALQETLCEAIAALCLGDERVRRVEIETMKTDIYPDAAIGCRIVRQRLV encoded by the coding sequence ATGGCTGAGTTCACGACGATCCTCGACGGGCTCGAGGTGATGATGCGGCTCGGGATTCACCCGCATGAGGTGGCGCCGCAGCGCGTGGTCGTCTCGGTCGAGATGACCGTGGTGTATCCCGGGCCGCTCGGCGAGGACGCGATCGGGGAAGTGCTCGATTATGATTTCGTCCGCGCGGGGATCCTGGCGATGGCAGCGGAGCGTCCGTTCGCGTTGCAAGAGACGCTGTGCGAGGCGATCGCCGCGCTTTGCCTGGGTGACGAACGGGTGAGACGGGTCGAGATCGAGACGATGAAGACCGATATCTATCCGGATGCCGCGATCGGGTGTCGGATCGTGCGGCAACGCCTCGTCTAG
- a CDS encoding SDR family NAD(P)-dependent oxidoreductase, with protein MRTVLVTGGAKRLGAAIVRRLAADGHAVVVHQGHSPDEADALVGEIVGEGGRAAAVAGDLGDLAAIGDLFAAARGAIGGPIDGLVNCASRFAFDRPPSVDPVLFAELGAINCGAPVLLASALASQDDVTKGAVVNVLDQKVANLNPDFFSYSCGKIALEGATTMLAQALGPRIAVNAVSPGLTLPSGDQSEADFAAVASDNLLKRPVGAEAVADAVAWLLTAQGVTGQNLFVDCGQRFLTRDGDVMFEGRHG; from the coding sequence ATGCGGACCGTGCTGGTCACGGGGGGGGCGAAGCGGCTGGGCGCGGCGATCGTCCGGCGGCTGGCGGCTGACGGGCATGCGGTGGTCGTGCACCAGGGGCACTCGCCGGACGAGGCGGACGCGTTGGTTGGCGAGATCGTCGGCGAGGGCGGGCGTGCCGCGGCGGTCGCGGGCGACCTGGGCGACCTGGCGGCGATCGGCGACCTATTCGCGGCAGCGCGGGGCGCGATCGGCGGACCGATCGACGGGCTGGTAAACTGCGCCTCGCGGTTCGCGTTCGATCGTCCGCCGAGCGTCGATCCGGTGCTGTTTGCCGAGCTGGGCGCGATCAATTGCGGGGCGCCGGTGCTGCTGGCCTCTGCGCTCGCCTCGCAGGACGATGTGACGAAGGGCGCGGTGGTCAATGTGCTCGACCAGAAGGTGGCCAATTTGAACCCGGACTTCTTCTCGTACAGCTGCGGGAAGATCGCGCTTGAGGGGGCGACGACGATGCTCGCGCAGGCGCTGGGACCACGCATTGCGGTCAACGCGGTGTCGCCGGGACTGACGCTGCCGAGTGGCGACCAGAGCGAGGCGGATTTTGCGGCGGTCGCGAGCGACAATCTCCTCAAGCGACCGGTCGGTGCGGAGGCGGTCGCGGACGCGGTCGCGTGGTTGCTGACCGCGCAGGGGGTGACGGGGCAAAATCTGTTCGTCGATTGCGGGCAGCGGTTTTTGACGCGCGATGGCGACGTTATGTTCGAGGGGCGACATGGCTGA
- the folE gene encoding GTP cyclohydrolase I FolE codes for MLGPDGKVIVPEDVASAIRTLIRWAGDDPTREGLLDTPRRVARAWKEYCAGYGDDPAQHLDRVFEEVGGYDEIVLLKDIPFQSHCEHHMAPIIGKAHIAYLPRDHVVGISKLARVLHGFARRLQVQERLTAEVADCIWENLKPQGVAVVIEASHACMTARGVRTPGVTMVTSRMMGVFRDDERSRKEVLSLMGRGA; via the coding sequence ATGCTGGGTCCCGACGGCAAGGTGATTGTGCCCGAAGACGTAGCGTCCGCGATCCGTACGCTGATCCGTTGGGCGGGGGACGATCCCACCCGCGAGGGGCTGCTCGACACGCCGCGTCGTGTTGCACGTGCGTGGAAGGAATATTGCGCGGGCTATGGCGATGATCCGGCCCAGCATCTCGACCGCGTGTTCGAGGAAGTCGGCGGCTATGACGAGATCGTGCTGCTCAAGGACATCCCGTTCCAGTCGCATTGCGAGCATCACATGGCGCCGATCATCGGCAAGGCGCACATCGCGTACCTGCCGCGCGACCATGTCGTCGGGATTTCGAAGCTTGCGCGCGTGCTGCACGGCTTCGCTCGGCGGTTGCAGGTGCAGGAGCGGCTGACCGCGGAGGTGGCGGACTGCATCTGGGAAAACCTCAAGCCACAAGGCGTCGCGGTGGTGATCGAGGCGAGCCATGCCTGCATGACGGCGCGCGGCGTGCGGACGCCCGGCGTGACGATGGTTACGAGCCGGATGATGGGCGTGTTCCGCGACGACGAGCGCAGCCGCAAGGAAGTGTTGTCGCTGATGGGGCGCGGCGCTTGA